Proteins from a single region of Parachlamydia acanthamoebae:
- a CDS encoding methyl-accepting chemotaxis protein — protein MMLSKLTAWMNNIQGKFTYHQRFWFFFFVYLFFMPIPAYLMITAQNYLIHGTKKQIIGYQYVPVMQTLLNNIAETWIFYLASSNSETQEKHFKEDLLEVTSKAIAQLKNVQKAHPSSNFLDHLGKGFSDSRKVEMDFDAWEKAWKQLIEIKPARTQDERNALTSELFQSLLSRYSDIKDAYGISSDSNAWINKMGYLLFETLPKNGIFITEFFGGHLKKSVPLTLNELLVAQKIQSNIKQINPLLNDPTFLKLKDDQVKDALKDYFQAIEDLVYQINTSKYENIYSKDLRSKVVNTLESALTLEKISHEKIIQALTTQLNTYQMQQYFALAYWFICSLILTIFAITRSFTRHLFKILRHLQRLAKGDVALTPDSDSRDEFGQIGHAVNQMVESVQSIVYKLQELGKKLQSFTEEMTWSTKAQEQTISSQERSIKSIDSKAQQIALESRHLADTMKALSLASRQTSLAKNAHTGLERLKDKIPVLVDASSKISEVLQSIEGKVKDTSRLLSFITSISDEADTLFLNAAIETESAGEHKQSFAEFTKQIQRFANNTQEATANILQIINKVSLHVSVVKQDVHYGLDEILSGANRIKTVSSQLSDITQHVEKQVVKFENVSQVMQQQAGDAEGIIGAISGLLESTKKNLPIVHELDETISQLNSAADELQKALHFFFHNPKKTYEIT, from the coding sequence TCTTTTTTTTATGCCCATTCCTGCTTATTTGATGATTACAGCCCAAAATTATTTGATTCATGGAACAAAAAAACAAATTATCGGATATCAGTACGTTCCTGTGATGCAAACCTTGCTCAACAACATTGCGGAAACATGGATCTTTTATCTAGCCTCTTCAAATAGCGAAACACAAGAAAAACATTTTAAAGAAGATCTTTTAGAAGTAACATCCAAGGCGATTGCACAATTAAAAAATGTTCAAAAAGCTCACCCTTCTTCCAATTTTTTAGATCATTTAGGAAAAGGATTTTCTGATTCTCGCAAGGTTGAAATGGACTTTGATGCTTGGGAAAAAGCCTGGAAGCAACTCATCGAAATAAAACCAGCACGCACACAGGATGAAAGAAATGCCCTAACAAGTGAATTATTTCAATCACTTCTTAGTCGCTACTCCGACATAAAAGATGCCTACGGGATTAGTAGCGATTCCAATGCCTGGATCAATAAAATGGGTTATCTTCTCTTTGAAACCCTTCCAAAAAATGGAATCTTCATCACGGAATTTTTTGGGGGCCATCTCAAAAAATCAGTTCCGCTAACACTTAATGAGTTGCTTGTCGCACAAAAAATTCAATCCAACATCAAGCAAATTAATCCTTTATTGAACGACCCTACTTTTTTGAAACTTAAAGATGACCAAGTTAAAGATGCGTTGAAAGATTATTTTCAAGCAATTGAAGATTTAGTTTATCAAATAAATACCTCTAAATACGAAAACATTTATTCCAAAGATTTGCGTTCTAAAGTCGTTAACACTTTAGAATCAGCCCTCACACTTGAAAAAATTTCTCATGAAAAAATTATTCAAGCTCTGACCACGCAATTAAATACCTACCAAATGCAGCAATATTTTGCCCTTGCATATTGGTTTATTTGCAGTCTGATTCTCACAATCTTTGCCATCACGCGCTCCTTTACACGACATCTTTTTAAAATTTTGCGCCATTTGCAAAGATTAGCAAAAGGAGATGTCGCGCTCACTCCTGATTCGGATTCCAGAGATGAATTTGGACAAATTGGGCATGCTGTAAATCAAATGGTTGAATCAGTCCAAAGCATTGTCTACAAACTACAAGAATTAGGAAAAAAACTTCAAAGTTTTACAGAAGAGATGACGTGGTCAACTAAAGCACAAGAGCAGACAATTTCGAGCCAAGAGAGAAGTATTAAATCGATTGATTCCAAAGCTCAACAAATTGCTCTAGAATCGAGACATCTTGCGGATACAATGAAAGCCCTCAGTCTGGCATCTAGACAAACTTCTTTAGCAAAAAATGCACACACTGGACTCGAGCGTTTAAAGGATAAAATACCTGTACTCGTGGATGCATCAAGTAAAATCTCGGAGGTCCTTCAAAGTATTGAAGGCAAAGTTAAAGATACGTCTCGCTTACTCTCTTTCATCACAAGTATTAGTGATGAAGCAGATACCTTATTTTTGAATGCAGCGATTGAAACGGAATCTGCTGGCGAACATAAGCAAAGCTTTGCCGAATTCACCAAACAAATCCAAAGATTTGCCAATAATACGCAAGAAGCTACGGCAAATATTTTGCAAATTATCAACAAAGTCTCGCTACATGTTTCCGTTGTTAAACAAGATGTACACTATGGTCTTGATGAAATTTTAAGTGGAGCAAACCGGATCAAAACTGTCAGTTCACAACTTTCCGATATTACACAGCATGTCGAAAAACAAGTTGTCAAATTCGAAAATGTCAGTCAAGTCATGCAACAACAAGCTGGTGATGCAGAAGGCATCATTGGAGCGATTTCTGGTCTTTTAGAATCAACAAAGAAGAATCTACCGATTGTGCATGAATTGGATGAAACAATTTCACAACTTAATTCAGCGGCAGATGAGCTGCAAAAAGCCCTTCATTTCTTCTTTCACAACCCCAAAAAAACTTATGAAATTACTTGA